From Vicia villosa cultivar HV-30 ecotype Madison, WI unplaced genomic scaffold, Vvil1.0 ctg.002710F_1_1, whole genome shotgun sequence, one genomic window encodes:
- the LOC131639609 gene encoding CBL-interacting serine/threonine-protein kinase 8-like — protein sequence MVLRKVGKYEIGRTIGEGTFAKVKFAQNTETGESVAMKILDRSTIIKHKMADQIKREISIMKLVRHPYVVRLHEVLASRTKIYIILEFITGGELFDKIVHHGRLSEAESRRYFQQLIDGVDYCHSKGVYHRDLKPENLLLDSLGNMKISDFGLSALPEKGVSMLRTTCGTPNYVAPEVLSHKGYNGAPADVWSCGVILYVLMAGYLPFDELDLTTLYSKIDKAEFSCPAWFPVGAKSLIQRILDPNPEHRITIEQIRSDEWFQKSYVPVHLLEYEDVNLDDINAAFDSDEDQRDNPQCEVEDTGPLVLNAFDMIMLSQGLNLASIFDRGQDTMKYQTRFVTQKPVKVVLTSMEVVAQSMGFKTHIRNYKMRIEGISANKKSHFSVILEVFEVAPTFFMVDIQKAAGDSSEYLKFYKNFSSNLEDIIWKSPYETSKLKTPKNRSKRP from the exons ATGGTGTTGAGAAAAGTGGGGAAGTATGAAATTGGAAGAACAATTGGTGAAGGAACCTTCGCGAAGGTTAAGTTCGCTCAGAATACTGAAACTGGTGAAAGCGTTGCTATGAAGATTCTCGATCGTAGCACCATCATCAAGCATAAAATGGCCGATCAG ATCAAGAGGGAGATTTCTATTATGAAGCTAGTCAGACATCCATATGTTGTTCGCCTCCATGAG GTTCTGGCCAGCCGTACTAAGATTTATATCATATTGGAGTTCATCACAGGTGGTGAATTGTTCGATAAAATT GTACACCACGGGCGTCTCAGTGAAGCTGAATCTAGGAGATACTTCCAACAGCTTATTGATGGTGTAGATTATTGCCACAGTAAGGGAGTTTATCATAGAGATTTAAAG CCGGAAAACCTTTTACTTGATTCACTAGGAAATATGAAGATTTCAGATTTTGGTTTGAGTGCTTTGCCAGAAAAA GGGGTTAGTATGCTGCGGACAACTTGTGGAACTCCAAATTATGTAGCTCCTGAG GTACTCAGTCACAAGGGTTATAATGGTGCTCCAGCAGATGTTTGGTCCTGTGGCGTTATCCTCTATGTTCTAATGGCGGGATATCTTCCCTTTGATGAGCTTGATCTTACCACGCTATACAGTAAG ATTGACAAAGCGGAGTTTTCATGCCCTGCTTGGTTTCCTGTGGGAGCGAAATCTTTGATACAGAGAATTTTGGACCCAAACCCTGAACAT CGTATTACCATTGAGCAGATTAGAAGTGACGAGTGGTTCCAAAAAAGCTATGTTCCTGTCCATCTCCTCGAGTATGAAGATGTAAATCTGGACGATATAAATGCTGCATTTGACAGTGATGAG GATCAGAGGGATAATCCGCAATGTGAGGTTGAGGACACGGGTCCTTTAGTTCTTAATGCATTCGACATGATAATGTTATCTCAAGGCTTAAACCTTGCTTCAATCTTTGATCGGGGACAG GACACTATGAAATACCAAACACGCTTTGTCACTCAAAAGCCAGTGAAAGTGGTTTTAACAAGTATGGAAGTTGTGGCACAATCAATGGGATTCAAGACGCATATTCGTAACTATAAG ATGAGAATAGAGGGTATTTCAGCAAATAAGAAATCTCATTTCTCAGTTATATTGGAA GTTTTTGAAGTTGCTCCCACATTTTTCATGGTGGATATTCAGAAAGCAGCTGGAGATTCCAGTGAATATCTCAAG TTTTACAAGAATTTTTCTAGCAACCTCGAAGATATCATTTGGAAATCGCCTTATGAAACAAGCAAATTGAAGACCCCCAAGAATAGAAGCAAAAGACCCTAG